DNA sequence from the Streptomyces cinnabarinus genome:
GGTGTGCACTGCATGGGCTCGTGCACGCTGCAGAACGTGTGGTGGCTGGACGTCGGCGAGGACGCGGCGACCTTCAAGGGCAAGTCCGCCTCGTCGGTCTACACCGTCTACGGCGGCGGCGCGAAGAACGGCTCGGACAAGGTCCTGCAGTTCAACGGCGCGGGCAAGCTGGTCGTGAGCAAGTTCCAGGTCGCCAACTCCGGCAAGCTGGTGCGCACGTGCGGCAACTGCTCCACGCAGTACAAGCGCACGGTCATCATCAACGACGTGGACGTCACCGCGCCGATGAACTCGATCGTGGGCATCAACGCCAACTACGGGGACACGGCCTCGCTGCGCAAGGTCCGGATCCACGGCGACAGCTCCAAGAAGATCAAGACGTGCGTCCGCTTCAAGGGCAACAACACCGGCGCCGAGCCGACCCAGATCGGCGTCGGCCCCGACGGAACGTCGTGCCTCTTCACGGCGTCTGACATCACGTACCAGTAACCCCTAGGGCCTGCTGGCCTGAGCCCCCCTCGGTCAGCAGAAGAAGCGCCCCCCACGGTGACGACCGCGGGGGGCGCTTTGCGCCCCAAGGGGCGCGGGGAACTGCGCGACCAGCCACGGACGACCCGCGGCCGACAACTCAGTTCATGGTCGCCCCGATAGTCGTGGACCCGGTGGTGAGAAACGTCGTGTTCGGCAGCGACCCATCAGCCCGGCGGGAGCCGTACGCGCTGGCCGCATCGACCGACTTGAAACCCGGCGTAGCCACCCCGCTGTCCCAGTTGTTCGCGGCGGACACCGTCCCCGAACCCAGCTTCGACAACCCGCCCTTGTTGCTCACCGCCAGGTTCCGCGCGAGCCGCGCCTTGCCCGTGGCGAAGTAGAAGCCGGCCTCGGTGTTGGCGTACGCGGTGTTCCGGTTCAGCACGATCGCGCCCGGGTTGGAGTTCTCGGTGAAGCCGTTCAGGGTGTTGTCCCAGGCCGCGTTGTTGTTGACGACATGCGCGACCGTGACGCCCCCGCCGCCCAGCTTGTACCCGTTGCCGTTGCCCTCGAAGGCGCTGTCGCCCCAGCGGTTCTTGCCGTTGCCGAAGGCCCAGGAGTGGTCGATGGTGACCGGCGAGGAGAACTGCCACAGGTCGAGGCCGTCGTCCGAGTTGTTGTACAGCCGCGCCCCGGTGATCCGGTTGCCCGTCCCGGAGCCGAACTTCACCGCGATGCCGTCGGCGTTCTGCCCGTGCCCGGCCGGGTCGTAGTTGCCGTGGCTGTCCAGGTTCTGCACGAGGTTGCCGCTGGTGCCGTCGCCGCGCAGGGTGAACCCGGAGTCGCCGTTGTCGGCGGTGACGAGGTTCTTGAAGACGCCGCCCACGGAGGAGGTGGCGACGAAGCCCTGGGCCGGGGAGTTCTGGAAGGTGAGGTTCTCCACGGTCCAGTAGTCGCCGTAGATCCCGGCCAGCCAGGAGCCGTCGGGCAGCTTGGAGCCGTCGACCTTCACCTCCTCGCCGCTGTACGCCTTCAGCGTGATCCGTGCCGAACTCGTGCCGTTCGCCGTCGACTTAAGCGTGGCCGTCGGGGTGTAGGTGCCGGCCCGGACCTGGATCGTGGTCCCGGCGACCGCGCTCGCGACGGCCGACTGGAGCTGTGCGGTGGAGGATACGGTGACCGTCGTCGAGGCGGCCTCGGCACCGCCTTCGGAGAGGCCGAGACAGACGCCGCCCGCCCCCGCGGCGACGGCCACGGCGGCGGCGATGGAGAGGGTACGGGTCCTGCGGTGGCGTCCGGTGCTGTGACGCACGGGGCGTTCCTTTCCTAGGGGATGGGGACGCCCAGCAGTCGTCACCGGCCCCGGGGAGGTTGCCGTGCCCCGGCGAAAACCGGCGAAACTTTCGCACGACAGCTGCTGATTGACGGATTTACTGCAATCAGTTTCCTGGCCGCCTCACGGCCAGGGTTGTCCGCGAGTTCCCACTGACGCTGGGCGAGGCGGAAAGCAAGAAGTACTGGAAGGACAACCGGCTGTGGAACGCGAGATTCCCAGTGATTCTGGAAGAGGGAGAGCATCCCGCAGCAAGGATGTGCCAACTACTGGCGGCCGCATGGACGATGGCAAATCGGTCGACTGTCCTGAGTTCTGGTGACGCAGTACCCGTTGAACTCCGTCCCCAATGTCAGTACAGCGCTCAGTCCATCGTCGCGCCGATGGTGGTGCTGCCCGTGGTCAGGAACGTGGTCGCGGGCAGTGAGCCGTCGGACTGGCGGGTGTTGTAGGTGGTGGCGGAGTTGGTGGAGACGAAGGACGGGGTGGCCACTCCGGAGTCCCAGTTGTTCAGGTACGAGGTGACCGAGGAGCCCTTGTTCACCGAGCCGCTGCCGTTGGAGACGGCCAGGTTGCGGCCGAGCTTGCCCGCGCCGGTGGCGAAGTAGTAGCCCCACTTGGAGTTCGCGTAGGACGTGGTGCGGTTGAGGACGATCGCGCCGGTGTTGGAGTTCTCGGTGAAGCCGTTGCCCGCGTTGCCCCAGGCCGCGGAGTTGTTGACGACGTGCGCGACGACCTCTCCGTCGCCGCCCAGCTTGTAACCGTTGCCGTCGCCCGCGAAGGCGGAGTCGGACCAGCGGTTGACGCCGTTGCCGAAGGCCCAGGTGTGTTCGACGGTGACCGGCGAGGAGAAGGACCAGAAGTCCAGCCCGTCGTCGGAGTTGTTGTAGAGGCGGACTCCCGTGATCAGATTTCCGCTGCCGGAGCCGTACTTCACGGCGATCCCGTCGGCGTTCTCCCCGTGGTTGGCGGAGTCGTAATGGCCGTAGGAATCAAGGTTCTTGACGGTGTTGTTCGTGGTTCCGTCGCCGGTGAGCGTGAAGCCGGAGTCGCCGCCGTTGATGGTCTTGACGTTGCTCCAGACGGTGCCCGTGCAGGACTGGCAGACGACGGCGCTGTCCGGGGAGTTCTGGAAGGTGAGGTTGGAGACGTTCCAGTAGTCGGCCGTCAGCTTGAAGATCCAGTCCCCGTCGGGCAGCGAGGAGCCGTCGATCCTCACGGTCTCGCTGCCGTACGCCTGGAGGTAGATGCGGTTCGAGGAGCTGCCGTTGGCGGTCGATTGGAGGGTGGCCGTCGGGTAGTAGGTGCCGCCTCGGACCTGGATGACGGTTCCGGCGGTGGCTCCGGAGATCGCGCTGGTCAGCTCGGCGGTGGTGTCGACAACCACGGTCGCGGCCTGGGCCTGGGTGGGGAGGACGGCCAGTCCGACGCCGAGCGCGAGGGCGGTAGTGAGGGGGAGAGCGGTGCGACGAGACATATGGAGCGGTCCTTTCGTCGTGCCGGTGGGGGGATGTGTTCTACGGCCGCCAATCGCCCAAGTAGGCGCGCTTGGTGTGCGCCTCGGCTTCCGCGGGGGCCAGTTGCGGACGGTTCTCGGGGATGGAAATCACCGCGCCGGGGCCGGAGTTGGCGTACTCCCTGAACCGCATGGTCTGCCAGGGGTAGGCGTCCCGCATGTTCGTGTACGGCGCGACGGGATCGACACCGGGCCCGATCCAGGTGTCCCGCACCACCAGCGAGGGCCAGGCGGTCGTCTCGTACGACGGCACCCAGGGCCGCGCCAGTTTGTACGCCGCGTCCTCGGCTCCGGAGGTGATGCGGGAGCGGAGCGCGAGGATGCCGTGGGGGTTGGCGCGGGCCGTGGAGGGGGCGAAGACCATGCCCTTGGGGATGAAGTTCACGTCCCGTTGGAGGGTGTGGAAGCGGCAGTGCTCGAAGACTGCGGTGGCCCGGCCGAAGACGAAGTCGACATCGCCTTCGATGTAGCAGCGGTGGAAGTACTGCCGATCGAAGACGTCCAGGGCGGTCGTCTCGACGAAGAGGGTGTCCTGGTGGGCCAGGAGGCGGACGTTGTCGAAGTGAGTGCGGTCGCCGTAGATGCAGGCCGCGACCGCCTGGGTGCCGGTGATCTCGGGGTGGTCGGCGCGCAGCCAGTCGTTGGCCAGGGTGAGGTCGCGGACGGTGAGTCCGGGGGCGGCCGAGGTGAAGGTCGCCGAACCCGCGGTGCCGTAGGTGCCCGAACCGTCGGGCTTCTGGGTGCCGTTGGCGTTGTCGTAGACGATGACGACGTCCCGCGAATCGCGGGTGGCGCCGCGCAGGGTCAACTCGGCCGCTTGGGGAGGGATTTTGACGACTTCTCGATAAATCCCCGGGTGGACGACTATCGTCCCGCCGGTTCCAGTCACCGCGTCCACGGCCGCCTGGACGGATTCACCCGGCCGGACGTGCAGGACCCGCCGCTCACCGGCAAGTGCCGATCCCGCGCCGGTCGCCACGAGGCCCGCGGTCAGTCCCGCGAGGACGGTGCGCCGGCGCATCTCAGCAGTCCTCCTTCCACGGCTCCCAGTCCCCGAGGTGCGCGGCACGGGTCGCCGAAGCGGCCTGTTCGGGGGTGAGTTGGGGCCGGTTCTCGGGGACGGAGATCGTCGCGCCGGGGCCGGTGTTGCGGTACTCCGCGAACCGCTGGCTCTGCCACGGGTAGTCGTTCGACATGTTGGCGTAGGGCGCGACCGCGTCGATGCCGGGGCCGAGGACGCTGTCCCGGACGGTGAGCATCGGACGGGCCGTACGGTCGGAGCTGGGGACCCAGGGGCGGGCCAGCTTGTAGTAGGCGTCCGGGGCCTCGCTGCTCACCCGGCTCCTGGTGACCAGATAGCCGAGCGGGTTGACGCCCGCAGTCGAGGGCGCGAACACGAAGCCGTACGGCGCCGAGCCCAGGTCGGTGCGGGTCAGCGTACGGAAGTGGCAGTGCTCGAAGACTGCGGTGGCCCGGCCGAAGACGAAGTCGACGTCGCCCTCGGCGTAGCAGTGCGCGAAGTACTGGCGGGCGAAGACGGTGAGCGAGTTGGTGTCGGCGTACAGGGTGTCCTGGTGGCCGAGGAAGCGGCAGTGGTGGAAGGCGGAGCGGTCGCCCGTCACCTTGATGGCGACGGCCTGGGTGCCGCTGACGCCGGGGTGGTCGGCGCGCAGCCAGTCGTTGGCGAAGGTGATCCGGCGGGCGGTGAATCCGTCGGCGCGCACGGTGGTGGTGGCCGAGCCGGTGGTGCCGTAGGTGCCGGAGCCGTCGGGCTTCGGGGTGCCGGCGGCGTTGTCGTAGACGATGACGACGTCCCGCGGGTCGTCGCCGGCGCCTAGCCAGGTCATGTCGGTGCGGGTGGGGTCGACGGCGACGGTCTCCCGGTAGGTGCCGGGCGCGAGGACCAGCGTCCAGCCTCTGCCGGTGGCGGCGGTCACGGCGGACTGCACG
Encoded proteins:
- a CDS encoding pectate lyase, whose product is MTAPAEQRVRHRRKVTRRRAVIAGASALGITGAAIVTTTMLSSAGAASTWPTAKGSQAVSSTIKVSGTYDGGYKKFYGSGALGGDSQDEGQDPVFQLADGAVLKNVIIGTPAADGVHCMGSCTLQNVWWLDVGEDAATFKGKSASSVYTVYGGGAKNGSDKVLQFNGAGKLVVSKFQVANSGKLVRTCGNCSTQYKRTVIINDVDVTAPMNSIVGINANYGDTASLRKVRIHGDSSKKIKTCVRFKGNNTGAEPTQIGVGPDGTSCLFTASDITYQ
- a CDS encoding right-handed parallel beta-helix repeat-containing protein; this translates as MRHSTGRHRRTRTLSIAAAVAVAAGAGGVCLGLSEGGAEAASTTVTVSSTAQLQSAVASAVAGTTIQVRAGTYTPTATLKSTANGTSSARITLKAYSGEEVKVDGSKLPDGSWLAGIYGDYWTVENLTFQNSPAQGFVATSSVGGVFKNLVTADNGDSGFTLRGDGTSGNLVQNLDSHGNYDPAGHGQNADGIAVKFGSGTGNRITGARLYNNSDDGLDLWQFSSPVTIDHSWAFGNGKNRWGDSAFEGNGNGYKLGGGGVTVAHVVNNNAAWDNTLNGFTENSNPGAIVLNRNTAYANTEAGFYFATGKARLARNLAVSNKGGLSKLGSGTVSAANNWDSGVATPGFKSVDAASAYGSRRADGSLPNTTFLTTGSTTIGATMN
- a CDS encoding right-handed parallel beta-helix repeat-containing protein produces the protein MSRRTALPLTTALALGVGLAVLPTQAQAATVVVDTTAELTSAISGATAGTVIQVRGGTYYPTATLQSTANGSSSNRIYLQAYGSETVRIDGSSLPDGDWIFKLTADYWNVSNLTFQNSPDSAVVCQSCTGTVWSNVKTINGGDSGFTLTGDGTTNNTVKNLDSYGHYDSANHGENADGIAVKYGSGSGNLITGVRLYNNSDDGLDFWSFSSPVTVEHTWAFGNGVNRWSDSAFAGDGNGYKLGGDGEVVAHVVNNSAAWGNAGNGFTENSNTGAIVLNRTTSYANSKWGYYFATGAGKLGRNLAVSNGSGSVNKGSSVTSYLNNWDSGVATPSFVSTNSATTYNTRQSDGSLPATTFLTTGSTTIGATMD
- a CDS encoding pectinesterase family protein, translated to MRRRTVLAGLTAGLVATGAGSALAGERRVLHVRPGESVQAAVDAVTGTGGTIVVHPGIYREVVKIPPQAAELTLRGATRDSRDVVIVYDNANGTQKPDGSGTYGTAGSATFTSAAPGLTVRDLTLANDWLRADHPEITGTQAVAACIYGDRTHFDNVRLLAHQDTLFVETTALDVFDRQYFHRCYIEGDVDFVFGRATAVFEHCRFHTLQRDVNFIPKGMVFAPSTARANPHGILALRSRITSGAEDAAYKLARPWVPSYETTAWPSLVVRDTWIGPGVDPVAPYTNMRDAYPWQTMRFREYANSGPGAVISIPENRPQLAPAEAEAHTKRAYLGDWRP
- a CDS encoding pectinesterase family protein, whose product is MQLPLSRRGFLVASAGAAAALGAAAPAQAAPGPRPFGRYGSPAARLTPTTLYVDPRGRGDHTTVQSAVTAATGRGWTLVLAPGTYRETVAVDPTRTDMTWLGAGDDPRDVVIVYDNAAGTPKPDGSGTYGTTGSATTTVRADGFTARRITFANDWLRADHPGVSGTQAVAIKVTGDRSAFHHCRFLGHQDTLYADTNSLTVFARQYFAHCYAEGDVDFVFGRATAVFEHCHFRTLTRTDLGSAPYGFVFAPSTAGVNPLGYLVTRSRVSSEAPDAYYKLARPWVPSSDRTARPMLTVRDSVLGPGIDAVAPYANMSNDYPWQSQRFAEYRNTGPGATISVPENRPQLTPEQAASATRAAHLGDWEPWKEDC